The Tubulanus polymorphus chromosome 1, tnTubPoly1.2, whole genome shotgun sequence genome contains a region encoding:
- the LOC141915038 gene encoding spectrin beta chain-like isoform X8 produces MTEIDTRWDGNAEDWEGGDNSSKLFERSRIKALADERETVQKKTFTKWVNSHLARVNCKINDLYVDLRDGRMLMRLLEILSGERLPKPTKGKMRIHCLENVEKSLDFLREMRVQMENMGCHDIVDGNSRLTLGLIWTIILRFQIQDITFEESDNSETKQAKDALLLWCQMKTAGYANVNVRNFTTSWKDGLAFNALIHKHRPDLIPYEKLTKVNPLYNLETSFSTAEDKLGLTQLLDPEDVNVEHPDEKSIITYVVTYYHYFSKMKAESVHSKRIGKVVGHAVENEHMMEEYESLTSDLLEWIQQTISTLNDRTFSNSLQGVQQQLAQFNSYRTVEKPPKFVEKGNLEVLLFTLQSKMRANNQKPYYPKEGKLISDINKAWERLEKAEHERELALREELIRQEKLEQLAARFDRKAGMRETWLSENQRLVAQDNFGYDLAAVEAATKKHEAIETDINAYEERVQAVIAVAEELKQENYHDFERIDARKENVLRLWTYLLELLRARRLRLELSLSLQKIFQEMLYILDWIDEIKSRLLSEDYGKHLMGVEDLLQKHSLLEADINVVGDRVKAVNGSAEKYVTGDLPEEAGDYRPCDTQIVTDRMSHLSAAYEELLQLAADRRSRLEDSRKMWQFYWDMADEEGWIKEKEQLMSSPDLGHDLTTVHLLINKHKGMEDELQARHSHLQGVIKVGEDLIEAGNFAADKIKIRIDEINQQWENLIELAAYRKKRLLEALDFYQFFADADDVDTWMLDTLRIVSSEDVGHDESSVQSLLKKHKSLLSMFEPSFDVTDQLENYRTVIDALREQASNLGEQDKDSQEVQGRLASIERRYNELLELAKLRKQRLLDALSLYRLYNDADTVEVWISEKEKLLATMVPGDDIEELEIIRHRFDGFEHEMQVNASKVENVNQIARQLLQVEHPNADDILARQQQLNDRWAHLQSIVEDKRKSLGTAYGIKTFHIEITETVTWIREKTKLVESTDELGNDLASVMVLQRKLSGMEKDLEAIEAKVDSLNAEADRLCDEKPEEAAAIREQVTRITEVWTELKDQLKERDEKLNESSELQKFLQNLDHFQAWLSRTQTAIASEDIPQDLVQAEQLLNEHQQIKEEIDGYAPEYEKMKDYGNKVTEGQSDAQYMFLSQRLQALDDGWNELHQMWDNQQNLLTQGMNLQVFLRDSIQCEVQLSKQENFLAKDDVPSTQVGRDKQGSLEQAENMIKEHEAFITTMDANDEKVNGVLQFAQRLIDENHFSGDKIHTKAQNIEERRNGNRQRAYEHLERLKDSLMLQQFMQDCDDIEEWLQDKKIAAEDETYRDAKNIHSKYMRHQAFESEITANKDRLNKCEQDGDELVRQKPEWNERIEERLNQLKTQWDELEDTTKDKGARLFDANKHVLYEQNIDDIDGWMKELETQVIPEEASENLAGVNILIKKQENQEQEMVIKQQQVETLEAEQTCLLDLDPHKREEIEMRKKAIEERFQRINAPLIERRNQLEQKKRIHQFLRDIEDEKLWIDEKMQLATSTNYGNSLLSVHMLLKKNKSLQSEIMNHEPRIHSVCDDGRLMISDGHPLSEEFQQKIDELLELWDDLLKAVEARKERLQQSEVAQQFYYDASEAEAWMSEQELYMMGEDRAKDENGANNMMKKHQNLEKTIEDYAETIRQLSDNSRELIDQEHPESETIATRQAQVDKLYAGLKDLMQERRSRLDEVLKLYTMNREIEDLLQWIAEREVVAGSHELGQDFEHVTMLLDRFKEFARDTQNIGSERVAEANDLCDQLINAGHSDAATIAEWKDGLNEAWTDLLELIETRTQALQASWELHKFFHDCKDTLERIYEKQNTIPEDLGRDAKTVAALQRKHANFEHDLVTLGAQVQTVQEDASKLIAGYAGDKAREIREREAEVVNAWRNLQMMCEYRKNKLADTNDLFRFFNMVRDLRLWMKDIITQMNTQEKPRDVSGVELLMNNHQSLKAEVDAREENFAICVNLGKDLLARKHYRQEEVREKLIQLTTERCTMMDQWEDRWEYLQLILEVYQFARDAYIAECWLIAQEPYLQNTDLGETLAEVEKLIKKHEAFEKAAATQEERFAALERLTTFELKERQKRQEEEYRRQHPEIDHGVSPRELRLQKMIEEFLPPPEKEPEPEIVHEPERGAGEPLVNGESEEPSRAPVEGEPKISTSEPSKARPVEKAQVSPTQEAAKPKKRSKSPFGSWSRKGRPKSHEDAPSVIEPVSGSPGDVEFHHEGILVRKHEWESTTKKASSRHWDKLYSVLNQSEFSFYHNQKQAKADPSARFHHEPAIDLAGSSVAVATDYHKRPHVLRLKLNNGGEYLLQCKDDDEMNVWLTKINTCIGEDGGSPSRAQTLPAKTDSPTRGEPKRRSFFTLGKKK; encoded by the exons ATGACAGAGATAGATACTCGCTGGGATGGCAATGCTGAAGATTGGGAGGGAGGAGACAACTCCTCCAAGTTGTTTGAAAGGTCAAGAATTAAAGCCTTGGCAG ATGAACGTGAAACTGTACAAAAGAAAACTTTCACTAAATGGGTGAATTCGCATTTAGCTCGCGTGAACTGTAAAATCAACGATCTGTACGTGGATTTACGCGATGGTCGTATGTTGATGAGACTTTTAGAGATTCTCTCCGGAGAAAGACTG ccaAAACCGACTAAAGGAAAGATGAGAATTCACTGCTTAGAAAACGTAGAAAAGTCTCTTGATTTTCTACGTGAGATGAGAGTGCAAATGGAAAACATGGGATGTCACGATATCGTCGACGGAAACTCTCGATTGACCCTCGGTCTCATATGGACCATCATTCTGCGATTCCAA ATCCAAGACATTACATTCGAAGAAAGTGATAACTCGGAAACGAAACAAGCCAAGGATGCTTTGTTACTTTGGTGCCAGATGAAAACAGCTGGATACGCTAATGTCAATGTCAGAAATTTCACAACAAGTTGGAAAGATGGCCTTGCTTTCAACGCCCTTATCCATAAACACAG gcCTGACCTTATTCCATATGAAAAACTTACTAAAGTCAATCCTTTATATAACCTGGAAACTTCCTTTTCTACAGCTGAGGATAAATTGGGTCTTACACAACTTCTCGACCCTGAAG ATGTGAATGTTGAACATCCCGatgaaaaatcaatcattACCTACGTGGTAACTTACTACCACTACTTCTCTAAAATGAAGGCCGAATCTGTACATAGCAAGCGTATTGGAAAG GTTGTTGGTCACGCCGTAGAGAACGAGCACATGATGGAAGAATACGAGAGTCTAACGTCGGATCTGTTAGAATGGATTCAACAAACGATCTCTACTTTAAACGACCGAACATTCTCGAATTCCTTGCAAGGTGTACAGCAACAACTTGCGCAATTCAATTCCTATCGAACTGTCGAAAAACCACCCAA ATTCGTTGAGAAGGGCAACTTGGAAGTTTTGCTGTTTACTCTGCAGAGTAAAATGCGAGCAAACAATCAGAAACCATATTACCCTAAAGAAGGCAAGCTTATATCCGATATCAACAAGGCGTGGGAAAGACTGGAGAAAGCTGAACACGAACGCGAGCTGGCTCTCAGGGAAGAACTTATCAG ACAAGAAAAACTTGAACAACTGGCAGCTAGATTCGACCGTAAAGCCGGTATGCGTGAAACGTGGTTGAGTGAGAACCAGCGTCTCGTCGCTCAGGATAATTTCGGCTACGATTTAGCAGCCGTCGAAGCCGCAACGAAGAAACACGAAGCTATCGAAACGGATATCAACGCCTACGAGGAACGCGTGCAAGCGGTCATCGCCGTCGCCGAGGAACTGAAGCAAGAAAACTACCACGACTTTGAAAGAATTGACGCAAG GAAAGAGAATGTTCTACGTTTGTGGACGTACCTACTGGAATTACTGCGCGCTCGCCGACTCAGATTAGAGCTGTCCTTGTCTCTGCAGAAGATCTTCCAAGAGATGTTATACATCCTCGATTGGATTGATGAAATCAAG AGTCGTTTGTTATCGGAAGATTACGGTAAACATCTGATGGGTGTTGAAGACTTGTTGCAGAAACACAGTCTTCTCGAAGCCGATATCAACGTAGTCGGAGACCGAGTGAAGGCAGTGAATGGATCCGCTGAGAAATACGTTACCGGTGATCTACCTGAAGAAGCTGGAG ACTACCGACCGTGTGATACACAGATCGTCACTGATCGTATGTCACATCTGAGCGCTGCGTACGAGGAACTATTGCAACTAGCAGCCGACCGTCGCTCGCGTCTGGAGGATTCGCGTAAGATGTGGCAGTTCTACTGGGATATGGCCGATGAAGAGGGCTGGATCAAGGAGAAAGAACAGCTGATGTCATCGCCAGATCTCGGTCATGACCTCACAACAGTTCATCTTCTCATCAACAAGCATAAG GGTATGGAAGATGAACTCCAAGCTCGTCACAGTCATCTCCAGGGTGTGATAAAGGTCGGCGAAGATCTTATCGAAGCCGGTAACTTCGCCGCTGATAAGATCAAGATTCGGATCGACGAAATCAACCAACAATGGGAGAACCTGATCGAACTGGCCGCGTACAGAAAGAAACGTTTATTGGAAGCGCTCGATTTCTACCAG TTTTTCGCCGATGCTGATGATGTCGACACGTGGATGTTGGACACATTGCGTATCGTTTCGAGTGAGGATGTAGGACACGATGAATCCAGTGTTCAATCActattgaaaaaacacaag TCGCTGCTTTCAATGTTTGAACCTTCTTTT gATGTAACTGATCAATTGGAGAACTATCGTACCGTAATTGATGCATTGCGCGAACAGGCTAGTAACTTGGGAGAACAA GATAAAGATTCGCAAGAAGTTCAAGGTCGTCTCGCTAGTATCGAACGTCGCTATAACGAACTGCTTGAATTGGCTAAACTGCGTAAACAGCGATTGTTGGATGCTTTGTCTCTGTATAGATTGTACAATGACGCCGACACAGTTGAAGTGTGGATTTCTGAAAAG GAGAAATTACTGGCTACAATGGTTCCTGGTGACGATATtgaagaattagaaataattcgACATCGTTTTGATGGTTTCGAACACGAGATGCAAGTGAACGCTTCTAAAGTTGAAAACGTGAACCAAATAGCTCGTCAACTCCTGCAAGTTGAACATCCTAATGCCGATGATATCCTGGCCCGACAGCAACAACTCAACGACAG ATGGGCTCATCTGCAGTCAATCGTCGAGGACAAACGTAAGAGCCTAGGCACAGCATACGGCATCAAGACTTTCCATATCGAGATCACTGAAACAGTCACCTGGATTCGTGAGAAAACCAAACTGGTCGAATCGACCGATGAATTGGGTAATGATTTAGCCAGTGTTATGGTTCTACAACGTAAACTCAGCGGAATGGAGAAAGACTTGGAAGCTATCGAAGCGAAGGTCGATTCGTTGAATGCCGAAGCCGATCGTCTGTGTGACGAGAAACCGGAAGAGGCTGCGGCAATCAGGGAACAAGTTACACGCATTACCGAAGTGTGGACAGAATTGAAAGATCAG TTGAAAGAACGAGATGAGAAACTGAATGAATCGAGCGAATTACAGAAGTTCTTACAGAATCTTGATCACTTCCAAGCTTGGCTTTCACGTACCCAGACAGCGATCGCTTCTGAGGATATCCCACAAGACTTGGTACAAGCCGAACAGTTGTTGAATGAACATCAACAGATTAAAGAAGAGATCGATGGCTACGCGcctgaatatgaaaaaatgaaagattACGGAAACAAGGTCACCGAAGGACAAAGCGACGCTCAGTACATGTTCTTGAGCCAGAGATTACAGGCCCTGGACGATGGATGGAATGAGCTTCATCAGATGTGGGATAACCAACAAAATCTTCTCACTCAAGGCATGAACTTACAG GTGTTCTTACGCGATAGTATCCAATGCGAAGTACAGTTAAGCAAGCAAGAAAACTTCCTAGCTAAAGATGATGTACCT AGCACCCAGGTTGGACGTGATAAACag GGCTCTTTGGAGCAGGCGGAGAATATGATCAAGGAACATGAAGCGTTCATTACAACGATGGATGCTAATGATGAGAAAGTGAACGGCGTATTACAGTTTGCGCAGCGTCTGATCGATGAGAATCATTTCTCCGGTGATAAGATCCATACCAAGgcccaaaatattgaagaaag ACGAAATGGTAATAGACAGAGAGCTTATGAGCATTTAGAACGGCTCAAAGACTCGCTGATGTTGCAGCAATTCATGCAGGACTGTGATGAT ATCGAAGAATGGCTGCAAGATAAGAAAATAGCCGCAGAAGATGAAACTTACCGAGATGCCAAGAATATCCATAGTAAATACATGAGGCATCAAGCATTCGAATCCGAAATTACTGCTAATAAAGATCGTTTGAACAAGTGTGAACAG GACGGAGATGAACTGGTCCGTCAGAAACCTGAATGGAATGAACGCATCGAGGAACGCCTCAATCAGTTGAAAACACAATGGGACGAACTGGAAGATACGACCAAAGATAAAGGGGCGCGTCTGTTCGACGCTAATAAACATGTACTGTACGAACAGAATATTGATGATATCGACGGTTGGATGAAAGAACTCGAAACGCAGGTCATTCCAGAAGAAGCGAGCGAGAATTTGGCTGGTGTGAATATATTGATCAAGAAACAGGAG AATCAAGAACAAGAGATGGTCATCAAACAGCAACAGGTCGAAACATTAGAAGCGGAACAAACTTGTCTGTTAGATCTCGATCCGCATAAACGTGAAGAAATCGAGATGAGAAAGAAAGCTATTGAAGAAAG ATTCCAGAGAATAAATGCACCATTGATCGAACGTCGTAATCAACTGGAACAGAAGAAACGTATTCATCAATTCCTACGAGATATCGAGGACGAGAAACTGTGGATCGATGAGAAGATGCAGCTGGCGACGTCGACTAACTACGGAAATAGTTTACTCAGCGTTCACATGCTgttgaaaaagaataaaagcCTTCAATCGGAGATCATGAACCACGAGCCGAGAATTCATTCTGTGTGCGACGACGGACGTCTGATGATCAGCGACGGACATCCTCTCTCCGAGGAATTCCAACAGAAAATCGACGAATTGCTCGAATTGTGGGACGATTTACTGAAGGCGGTGGAAGCGCGAAAAGAAAGATTGCAGCAATCAGAGGTTGCTCAACag TTCTACTACGATGCTTCCGAGGCCGAAGCCTGGATGAGCGAACAGGAGCTTTACATGATGGGCGAAGATCGGGCTAAAGATGAGAACGGCGCCAATAATATGATGAAGAAACACCAGAACCTAGAGAAGACTATTGAAGATTACGCCGAGACTATTCGTCAACTTAGCGATAATAGTCGGGAACTGATTGACCAGGAACATCCCGAGAG CGAGACAATTGCTACTCGTCAAGCGCAAGTCGATAAATTATACGCCGGATTGAAAGATCTGATGCAAGAAAGACGATCGCGTTTAGACGAAGTTCTGAAATTATACACGATGAATCGCGAGATCGAAGACTTGTTGCAGTGGATCGCTGAACGTGAGGTGGTCGCTGGATCACATGAGCTAGGACAAGACTTCGAACACGTCACG ATGTtgttagatcgttttaaagaATTCGCTCGTGACACGCAGAATATCGGTTCAGAACGCGTCGCTGAAGCTAATGACCTCTGCGATCAGCTGATCAACGCCGGTCATTCGGATGCGGCTACGATAGCTGAGTGGAAGGACGGCCTCAATGAGGCCTGGACAGACCTGTTAGAACTGATTGAGACGAGGACACAGGCTCTGCAGGCTTCTTGGGAACTTCACAAGTTCTTCCATGACTGCAAAGACACCTTGGAGAGAATCTAC GAAAAGCAAAATACTATTCCCGAAGATCTTGGCCGCGATGCTAAAACGGTAGCTGCTCTCCAAAGGAAACATGCTAATTTCGAACATGATTTAGTCACACTTGGTGCTCAG GTCCAAACGGTCCAAGAAGATGCCTCCAAGCTCATAGCTGGATATGCCGGTGATAAAGCCCGTGAAATACGTGAACGTGAGGCTGAAGTCGTCAACGCCTGGCGTAATTTACAGATGATGTGCGAATATCGTAAAAACAAACTCGCCGATACGAACGATCTGTTCAGATTCTTTAATATGGTGCGAGATTTACGTTTATGGATGAAAGATATCATCACACAGATGAATACACAAGAAAAACCAAG agATGTTTCCGGCGTTGAACTGTTGATGAATAATCATCAGTCGTTGAAAGCCGAAGTGGATGCACGCGAAGAAAACTTCGCGATCTGCGTGAACTTGGGAAAGGATCTTCTGGCGAGGAAACATTACAGACAAGAGGAG GTTCGAGAGAAATTGATACAGCTTACCACAGAACGATGTacgatgatggatcaatgggAAGATCGATGGGAATATTTACAACTGA ttttggaagtttatCAGTTCGCTCGAGACGCTTACATCGCTGAGTGCTGGCTCATAGCGCAGGAACCATACTTACAAAATACTGACCTTGGC GAAACGTTAGCCGAAGTTGAGAAATTGATTAAGAAACACGAAGCGTTTGAAAAGGCTGCAGCTACGCAAGAGGAAAGATTCGCCGCATTGGAACGTTTGACTACG TTCGAGTTGAAAGAAAGACAGAAACGTCAAGAAGAAGAATATCGTCGCCAACATCCAGAAATTGATCATGGCGTCTCGCCGCGAGAATTACGGTTACAGAAAATGATCGAGGAGTTCCTTCCTCCACCGGAGAA AGAACCAGAACCAGAAATTGTGCACGAACCAGAACGAGGTGCCGGTGAACCGCTAGTCAATGGAGAATCAGAAGAACCATCAAGAGCTC CGGTTGAAGGAGAACCTAAAATATCGACCAGCGAGCCGTCTAAGG CGCGTCCAGTTGAAAAAGCCCAAGTAAGCCCCACCCAGGAGGCAGCGAAACCTA AAAAGCGTTCCAAGTCGCCGTTTGGCTCGTGGTCGCGTAAAGGTCGACCGAAATCACATGAAGATGCACCATCTGTAATAG